Proteins encoded within one genomic window of Pygocentrus nattereri isolate fPygNat1 chromosome 11, fPygNat1.pri, whole genome shotgun sequence:
- the lsp1a gene encoding non-muscle caldesmon isoform X3: MSSAILRRNSSKQGLQNLLRVTAQRSIEDAEEIERERRRRAREALRKEKSLTGTSGSPQDSSVPTEDRLYESELKPSSPGGLEEDEGFSDWTQRAERGRRARQEENGPREEDLEVERAMNGATRGQEKIGSTALTPQHKAQYEVKEEEEYRPVRKSSEKRMEFGERPSSFRDREAEEWKAEVSRVDKRQNEDPRSHTEVKEKRQEVKVSYTSKVFLQHDRMPSANGDDTAGEEVTSQLFKTKKTTRSVDQAPEPREQAEASLETEQKLEKIRRSHQEKESQELEQLRQRQAEAEVELEELKRRREERRRFRQEEERRREEEEQHRLVKEEEEKRQMKEDIERRRMEAAEKRMKNLSTSSPDGDDSFNPLSPKSHTNKNEHEERLTAESTCLITERTESLNRSLKKSNSFKKTQSPVLLSKIDDRLEQYTHAVEISSKEPKMTRPAVVDMPTVPEPVAAKKNLFEVGEAWNQNMAKGSPSKDTEGLKVGVADLITHWVKGSPEGSNRNSSRPSFLSSASFICLLIFPFQGKIDDKFKLSLPSL, translated from the exons atgTCAAGTGCCATTCTGAGACGAAACTCCAGCAAGCAGGGCTTGCAGAACCTCCTAAG AGTGACAGCCCAGCGCAGTATTGAGGATGCAGAGGAGATTGAGAGGGAGCGACGACGCAGGGCTCGAGAAGCTCTCCGGAAGGAAAAGAGTCTCACTGGAACTTCCGGGTCTCCTCAGGACAGCTCAGTACCAACTGAAGATCGTCT CTATGAGAGCGAGCTGAAACCAAGCAGCCCTGGAGGACTGGAGGAGGATGAAGGCTTCAGTGACTGGACCCAGAGAGCAGAAAGGGGCAGACGGGCCAGACAGGAGGAGAACGGCCCCAGAGAAGAGGACCTGGAGGTGGAAAGAGCCATGAATGGAGCAACCAGGGGACAGGAGAAGATAGGCTCCACCGCACTCACTCCGCAGCATAAGGCGCAATACGAAGTGAAGGAAGAGGAGGAGTACAGGCCAGTGAGGAAGAGTAGCGAGAAACGGATGGAGTTTGGAGAGCGGCCAAGCAGCTTCAgggacagagaggcagaggaatggaaggcagaggtgtcgAGAGTTGAcaagagacaaaatgaggatcCAAGATCGCACACAGAA gtgaaagaaaagagacaagAAGTAAAGGTCTCATACACATCTAAAGTCTTCCTGCAGCATGACAGAATGCCCAGTGCCAACGGTGATGATACTGCTGGAGAGGAAGTCACATCACAGCTGTTCAAAACCAAAAAGACTACAAG GAGCGTGGATCAGGCCCCTGAACCAAGGGAGCAGGCTGAGGCCAGTCTGGAAACAGAGCAGAAGCTGGAGAAGATCCGACGCAGCCACCAAGAGAAGGAGAGCCAGGAGTTGGAGCAGCTCCGCCAGCGGCAGGCCGAGGCCGAGGTGGAGCTAGAGGAactgaagaggaggagagaagaacGACGGAGATTCCGCCAGGAAGAGGAGCGCAGAagggaagaggaggagcagCACAGACTAGTGAAGGAGGAG GAGGAAAAGAGGCAGATGAAGGAGGATATtgagaggaggaggatggaGGCAGCTGAAAAGAGAATGAAGAACCTAAGCACATCCAGTCCAGATGGAGATGATTCATTTAACCCACTTAGTCCAAAGAGTCACACTaataag aatgagcatgAGGAGAGATTGACAGCTGAAAGTACATGCTTG atcacagagagaacagagtccTTGAATCGATCCTTAAAGAAAAG CAACAGTTTTAAGAAGACTCAGTCACCAGTCCTCTTGTCTAAGATTGATGACAGACTGGAGCAGTACACTCATGCTGTGGAG ATCTCCTCAAAAGAACCAAAGATGACCAGACCAGCTGTGGTGGACATGCCCACCGTTCCTGAGCCAGTGGCTGCCAAAAAGAATCTGTTTGAGGTTGGAGAGGCCTGGAACCAGAACATGGCAAAAGGCTCTCCATCAAAG GACACTGAGGGTCTGAAGGTGGGTGTGGCCGACCTCATTACTCACTGGGTGAAGGGGAGCCCAGAGGGTAGCAACAGAAACTCTTCCAGGCCGTCC TTTCTGTCTTCTGCTTCTTTCATCTGCCTCCTTATTTTTCCCTTCCAAGGTAAAATAGATGATAAATTCAAACTTTCTCTTCCTTCGCTCTGA